Part of the Vigna angularis cultivar LongXiaoDou No.4 chromosome 1, ASM1680809v1, whole genome shotgun sequence genome, CTCAttaaaatgtgtaaaatttaataagtcAAAATACAGTAAGTCAACAAACAttattatgtataaaaataaaataaaaaatgtacttttatttattaaactataataatgaCGCAACTTTTAAAATTGGAATTGAAAGTTTTAGTGTCGTGGCTGTTAAGTgtaaaagatacaaaaagtaatatatttttaaatttttgaaaatcttagtTGAAGATGACTACATGTTGCAgtgttaaaaaatgttgattGAATACAACCTTGCATTAAATATGTCATCAATAATCATCCATAACAATGCATTTAAGCAAGGATTAAATCCAACTCAAACTTTATGCTTCAGTAAAtgtgtaattattttatgttgcatttaattaatttcttggACCGCCTCTCTCATTTTGAAATAGGCTTGTGGGAATGTAAAGTATACGATCCAAAAagtaatttcaaaataaaagaaaaaatttggtacattggaaaaagaagagttaaagCCTGAATATATGTCGGGAGAGAGTCCAAGATTGGACCATGTTTCATTACATAAAGAAGACAAATAGAAGAAGTATAAAATAGAGAACCAACTTAGCTTTCACCCAAACTAAAGTGAAAATACTTTGTAAGTTGTTTTACTTTATACAGTGACagatttattagttttatacttttattatgtCCATCTGAATAATTAGAGATTTGAAGTTGATAGTCTCACTTGAGTCGAGGAATAAAGGTtgtaaaattatcaaattttgagtAACAAATATAACTTATTACAATATTAGCTGGTGTAATGTGAAATTAATTcttgatttcaaaataaattcatgttaagtattattatatatattgacaTCTTAATTagactaatattttaaaatacataaattatttatcatcatataatttttttattaaaatataaaatataaaataaaagatataataaatataaattatggaAAGAACACACCAAATCCATAATAAAGAAATACGtcataaaattgtaaaaaaaaaattaaactaataattatatGCATGACATGTGATACAGGTCTTATTATTCGTACCAGGATTAGTAAACTTTTCCATACAAATTGAAACTTTAAACAGAATTTTACTGCAAATATATAAACGCATACTCCATTTGTCTTTAAGAGTTCAAGACAATATCCATTGAATAGGAAAAACTTAACAAACTAAAGAAtagttaaatttcaattaaagcCTCATAAAGTccaagggttaaatatgttcaaatagaattttgataataaaaagtgaaaaaaaaacttctaatATATTCACTTTTATTACCTCTTGAAACTCATAGTATAATTCAACAGTAAATTATTAGGAAActtatttgcttatgttttCGTTTATAACagaatttgttttcaaatatcaagtacaattatttcaattaatatatataagaaaacattaaaaaatgaagTATTGAAAACGAAATATAAAACCATCATCATGTATATACAATTTTACTTATCATTATTAAATACATCattaatcatataatttatttgtcatGTATATGAATGCGAATGAACATATATTTAGTCACATATTATGTGAAACATCCTAAGACTCTAAATCATTACAATATGTACACATTAACACATACGCCATCTTACACCACATTTAAGTTCAAAATCATGATAAGTCATATCTTTGAAGTATCCAATGAAATACTTGAACAACAtattttgaagaagaaagaattgttttattctttctttcactCACCTTATAAGTCAATATTTGAGTTATACATATTGTTgtttgaataatataattaaggCAATGTGCATTATTTAAGTCTTGCTTAAGCAACACATCTCATTTTGAGAAATGCATAAcctaactcaactttttcaaagaaaaacacaacaatGCCACCCATCCATCCTTGTCGGGTTCAACATAAAtgaatctaatatatatattaccaCACAAATCTCTTACTACATCACTACCTCAACATTTGATTAACACATCAAAATTCATAGAACTAATACAAGCATCACTATGCAAAGATTTGTCATTGAACCTCCTTAATTGAAGTGTATTTGTTTATCCTTCAATCTTGTAAGGACGGACAAAAGCTTGATTGAAACTtttaagacaaccaaaaatttgaaatatttcaaGTAAGGGTATAAATTAATGTGTGTATATACACACTTAAAAAGTTTAAAGAGAAAggtttaaaaaatcattatcttttttttaactcttataaGATTTGTCATTGTTTATAATAATTCTTTTCAACAGTTCTAGAATCAagtaaactttttaaaaactaattatacaCTGATAACATCTCCTTTTAACCTCTCTTCAGAAAAGGATGAAAGAAGTGTATTAAAACATTAGTATTAATCCATCTgaattaatataacttttaaaaactttataatctaatataaatttaatggtAAGAAACTCGtccatgaaaataaaagaaattaaaaaattaattaaaaaatttagaatgaattgaaaaataagtatctaatttctatttataaatgttattttcaatttatttttattataatatcatgAGCCAAATTATTCTATTAGCATCTTAAAACAATATGATTCTAACTGGatgaagtatttatttattttcatcaatactAAATGTTTTCTGAGAGACAATTAAAAAAGGTTAGAGTATGGAATTTAATTCAAGATAcacgttttaaaaaaaaaaaaaaccccagCAATTTAAGATTAACTAATGGGGAGAGAATATCCCCATAACTAAAAATTTACCTAAAATGTTATATTGTGTTTTTATGACTGTATAAAAGTTGTATAATTTTGCTCTTTGTCAGAGCAAGAAATAACTTCTCATATAATAAGTTGACCTACTAGCATAGCTTGAGAGAACTAGCGTACAAAGCTTTATGAATTTCAATTAATGAAACATTTTATACCTAATAATTTTGTCATATGTTAAAACAATTAGCCAAAATTTCAAAAGTACTTCATTAATTTgcatataaacatataatccGATATAACATATCCACATATAGAAAATAGTCCaaaaaaatctattatataAAATACACGTTGAACATTTTTgtataaacataataaagataGTCTAATTAAAAATCACATGTTTGAACACTTCTATGTAGAACCATATATGGGATGTCTAACTTGACAACTCTTATTTCAAagcaattttttaaaactctaaatctttttatcattGTATATCTACATAGATGAATGAATATGAGACGTGCTAATATCattataacattacaaaattgatgtttttttaACATGCTTTGACAGTAAATTAATATGTTCGGAATTGtgggagaattttttttttcttttaaataaacaGGTAAGTAATGGGAAACTGATACTAATTTAAACatcacaatatttttatatatttttatatgtacaTGATTGGAACAATAAAAGAACTTTTGTAATTAAGAGAAAGAAGGATTCAAACGGATCCTGTAAAACAGTTAATTACTAAAGTTTTAGAACTTAACACAGTTTAATTTAGATATTCATTtcccaacaaaaaaaaattaaatacttctGTGGTTTTTATCCACCCTCCTCGCTCTTACATCAAATTGGAATACTAAAAAAGCAACAAAGTATATTCAAATTCTTTAACATTCAAAGTTATTATTTTGGATTGACCTGATAGGGAagtagattaaaataaatagatgcTATTTGATTTCAAGATCAGAACGTcacaaaaacacattaaaaaaaatgaaaatacaataaaatgtaatgatataaaacatatagattcaaatattaattaacacGGGTGTTGGACATGGATTACTATATGCTAATGTCACCTTAAATCTGAAGAAGATAAAATGACCCATTTGTTTAGAACAGTTTTGTACAAcgttttcttttcaaattgtAAATCGATATTTTCAACTTTAATTTGTTACAATAACATATTGTTTAAAGATAATGTATGTTTTTAAATCacatcattattatattatttgttaattttttttaaaaaatattaataaaagaatccTAAGCGTGTGGCGCGGATCtcatttaatcaaaataatagtGTTCTAGGGTTTAAATATTGTGCTAGATCACAACAATTCACggtcgaaaaaaaaaacaattatgtttttagtttatataactGAAGcatcaaataaaacaagaaatgacAAAAACATGATTATGTGTACGACACCACCATTTGTGACTCATCAAGTGCTGGTCCAATCCAACTTATTGACACCATATGCTTATGTTTCTGGTTTCTGTTAGGTAATCTCTCCATCCTTTCAATGTTTGTGGTTGCGGATAATGTTTTTGCTCTTTCGTATAATATCCCTATATCTACCAAAACTAAAGTTAAACTAATCATGCACCATTACAGTGCAAAGATAAGTATCATGGCTCCTTTCATTATCCTAAACATGCATCACAATCAATGAAAGGAAGAGAcaagttataaatatttaagagagTCAAAGTTGTCGTTTTTGTGgatttaaacataaatttattcttataatttacTTTGATTTGGATAGCAGTATTTTGAAAGTTCAACTTATggtttcaatatatttaaaattaaaaaacaagcTTTCACCTATAACAAGATGCCAAAAGAGTATGATGTACACTGTGTAAGAATTTGATGAATGTCCACAAAGagtaaaacttaaataaaatagaatcatagattaaattatatcaaaattatgcatttatattttagttttttcattGCATCTTTACCATTTTATGTTTTGTACTTAAGTGCTTTAATTAAGAGTTGTTTGAACTCTTGTTTCCCTTATGGCTTGTCTCTTTCTGtctataattttaattctaCCTTTCCcaatctctttatatatatttaagttcaAACCAAATTCAAAAGCAAGTAGGTAATATTAGAGTTGCTTgtgaaacttaaattttaaaaataatccaaaatacAGTACAACTACCTTTGCAATTCAGAACTCCGTCTTCCTGCATAGAAGTTTTTTCGTCCTCCGAGGAAAATATAACTGTGtatgaatttgtttgttttgttacCTATGATCTGAGGAATTTGAAGTTTGAATTAAAGAGGATGGTACGTGAGGAGAAGGGTTAGGTGGAAAAATTACAGCAGATAGCGGCATCCAACCGTTATCGTGACCTTATTAACACCACCCATCAATGAATTGCAATTAGACCAGTCACTGACCCTTTTTCATTCAATACTCACTCCTTCTATTTAATGCAAACACTTTTATGCATCCACGAGTCTCTTGCCTCCCAAATTTCCCTATCTTTTCCAAATCAATACCTCCAAGAAAGGAAGAACCATTCcgatttgaatttgaattttcattTCACCCATTATGAAGGTTACATAAATAAGGTCCCAGATATGCATTCAATACAGGACCTAAACAACTGTTCACTGCTTTTCCATAAAGATACATTCATGGCCTTTTTAAAAGTTCACATTATTTCCCCACGTCATCTTCTTCCCAAGACTGTCCTCGGGGTTAAGTCACATACACTTTCCTACTTCCTAACAATTAATTGATAACATTTTCTAGGCCCAACATGTGAAAACATAGACTGGATTTTCAGTCAGTAATTTTGGTATCAACTCAGAAGGAAGGACCTAATATTTTCaaagaaattatattatgtttgaCCTTCCAATTGCTCATTTCATGTATCACTAAAAATGGTTCCATCCTTACATTagaattcaacaacaaaaagcGGTTCTGGTCTGCAACAACACTACAGGTGCTAGTATGAATAAGAGAATCGCagaaaatttacaaaatattacaaGATTGCAGTATCAAGTGAAAGCTGAAATGTAAGATGTTTGACTGAACATCACCGAAGGGGAAAGCCAAAGAATCTTTCTTCTACATCGTTTACCCTCAACGGTGAACTAATAATCAATGGAACAGCAACAAACTCAAAGCAGAAATACTGTATTCGGATCTCCCGACTCATTtcactttttccatttttcttgcACCTTTCTACCACTAACAttctattttaaacaaatttagatTCCAGAACTATAAGATCCAAGCAAAAAAATGGTTCTCAAATAAGGAGATAAACGGATGAGAGAAATTAGAGGTTGGAAGCGGAGTGAACAACCTTGTTCTGTCTTCCTCCTGAGAGCCAAAGCAAAGTCCTTCTAGCAAAAGATGGCGCCCTAGCTTGAGAAGAATCCATACTATAACAACTCTGGTTTTCCTCATCGAAATCGAACTCGCTTCCTCCTCCATTTTCCCACTTCCCAATATCCATCACAGAAATGGTACTCCTTGTATCAAACTTAGAATTCCTTCCTTTCAAATCATCATCAGCACTGACCGAAGCAGCGACAACACTGGACTTAGCCGGAAAACGAAATGAAACAGCCCTTCTAGACGAATCCGCCACAGCATTTGGCTTATCCTTCTTCCCCCTGAGCCAAATCTTTGATATGGACAAACTTTCCTTTCTATTTCTTCCAATTGCAGCACTATTCCCATTACAAGTTGTCCTTTCAGTTGCAGCCCCACCACTAGCATCATCATCCTCAACTATAGTTGCATCAAAGACTGCAAACTTGAAATCCCTTCTGGATTCACAGTCACATTCTGACATTGCAGGCCTGTGTCCTGGAGTCAAAGGCAAACCAGACTTCTTCTTACTCGATTGCTTCTTGATTGGGGTTCGTATGGGCACTTGGAGTGAGGAACTTTCGTCCATAACATAGGCAAATGACCCCATGGAAAAACACCTTCTAGAATCCACATTGTTGGTAGTACTACTCCCTTCCCCACCATCACCTCCACCATCCACACTTTTAAACTTTCCCAGCTTAACAGTAACCACTTTTTCCACACCATTTGGTACTGTTGGATCAGGAGCTTCACTTAATAACTCACCTGATTTCAAATCCACACGGGTTGATCCAAATTCACTATCTCCATGGCATCCAAGACGGGAATTTGAAGTCATAACCGAACTAGACCTTCCCACGACAGCCTCTCTTTCAGGAACAATCTCCCTGGAACTCTCACTCCCAGATTCAAGGACAAGAACATAGGGAGAACACGAGTTGCCCACAGAGAATTCGGGGAGTAAGCTGGCTCTACAAAGAGGACAAGTAGAGTGAGACAAGAGCCAGGTGTCAATACACTCCATGTGAAAAGCGTGGCTACATTTTGGAAGCAACCTGAGCTTGTCCTCAGGCTCAAACTCACACAAACAAACGGCACAGTCAAAGGGGTTCTTGAGTCCTATGATGGCCTTGTAGAGGAAGACAGGGAGGGTGTCAATGAATGACTGGTCGACCCCAGCATCATGCAGGTGGAAGAGTTGCTGTAATTGGCCTTGAAGAGCAGTGGCATTGTCTAAATCATCGGGCTCTCTAGTTTGGGGTCTCCACAGAAATCTAACCAGCAGGTGTAGCAGACCggaaatgaagaaaacaatagCCAGAATTATAATGATCAGAAGGATGCTCGGACTGACCTTCAACGCCCTATCGTTCAAACTGAAACTATCAGATCGAGCAGTGGGAGAAAAAGGTGAGTTTGGCTGTGAGAGAAAATATGGTGGCTGTTCTGGTTGAGACACAAAGGCGTCACCCCCACCCATTTTGTGGAGTCAGAAAACTCACAAAAAAGGTTGCAACTTTTTTCAAGTGCAAACAGGATCGCACAGTTTTATGACACCATTTGGTGCCATGGATAAAGGGGAAGTGAGAGTTGTTTTTCCGGTTggatgaaaaaagaagaagtagCAGGGCAAGGCACTCTGTAAGAGCAGTGCTTTTGCTGGAGACAAATGTTTTGctcacttttgtttttttgttttgctttagATTTATGCTGGAAGTCAAAAGAGAAGAAGTGGGAGCAGGAGTTCCATCCTTTAGCCGGGATTTTAAAGGGGTTCTCAACAAAGAATCTCATAATGATTTGAAAGTCTTgatgaacaattttttaatgataatgaCACACAAATCTGTCACCGTGTGTAATTTATTGAGATTAGGTTGGACCATTGAACAAAACTCACTTTCCTGCATAACTAGCGCTTGCTTCCtgttctaaaattttcaaatcaatagaTTTGCAAACTACTTGTAAAACAGCAATTAATAAACTTTTACtatcataaataaaactattaaatttaaagagttaaaacatgataatacatttaattaaacatttaatagAGATGTTAGCAAATAAAAATGTTAGACAAacacaattaatattttatattctattttttcaaTCACTGTGAACCAAAAATCTGCAATAGTAAACGCTCCCTGCAACTTGACTTATAGGAAGAGCCTTCCCCGGCATCAACCCCAATGTCCAATTAATGCCCCCAAATTAAGATACTactactaattaaattaatggaTGTCAGAAGAAAatgatacttttatttatttgttttgttttggaaaTGTGAACcgactaatattttttttttccttatttctgTGTAACTCAAGGTTTGTAATGACTGATTCACATTCTCTTGGGGTTCTTCTATTCCTTTTCCATTCTGAAATCCAAGGGGGAAGTCAAAACAAAAGCATatgggagagagagagaggcaGGAGACATGTGGAAAGAAAGGTAGGAGACATAAGATATGGTAaagtaaataaaacaaataaatagatAAGGGGAGAGGTTTCTGGAATCCATAATCTGGGAAAGTgccttctttttattttatggtttcgATTTGTCTTTATGGGGATTTCTTACCCAGTTTCCCTGCTGCATAAAGCGGAACCAAACACCAAAGCTCCTTCCTTTTTTCacatttctattttcttttcagaaCACAGTAAACGACACTCAACCCAGTATAACAAAATGAACCCACTGCATTTGGGGATGAAAATGGGTGTCACCACAAGTACTTTTCTTtcctatgtttttattttcttcccttTGTATTCTTTTCGTCTTTACTCTCCGTTATTCTTACACTGGGTACAAGTTTATTAAATCGCCACCTGCATTGGTCAAAGTTTACAGTAAAACTAGTAAATAACCAATTAATACAGGAAGGCAAGCAGTAGATGAAATCATTACTTACATTTTTATTGACGAATAATTGAACTTTTTTTGTCAACTATTAACTTCTAAATAAACCAATGGAACACTTCAATTctcatcactttttttttttcattccattTGCTATAAATGGctcatttcaaaattaaattctttttgataagttattttatttaagttatacgtattttttgaaattgaaattcatcTCTATTTTAAGATAGCTTGAtcctcaaattttaaaaaataaattagatacagtttttcaatttaattttgttaaaaaaatacgTGTTTCAATCTAGTGTTTGAAGTTGATACCTtagtttaaaacattatttgatatataaaaaatatatatgaagtttgattaaaaaattatatgttttttaaagtttagaaatcaaaataaattgaaatttgagacagaaaaaaaattaatttaattcagtttatttttaataaactcgttattaaaatattatttttttaataataatagtttataaTCATGTTTCagtaaaggaaaaaatattcttaaatgagatttaagaatatttattcCTCTGTCTTATAACGTTTTGTAGGTgcttgaatttataatttatatttaccattattatttaatatgtcataaactaattaataaaactCTCAATTCGTATACCTCCTCTTTAATGCGGTATCATTTTTTCaaatactttttgttttaattatttttaacaaaacatTTCTCcaccaacaatttttttattctctttattattaccaaaaattatatttatatataaagtcataaatacatatttcactacgtcttttaatatttttttagtggaTGAGGTAACAATTTACAACTTACTTCTATTAAAGTTAAGTGAATATAAACTTGTGgttaaaatttagttttgcATTTTGCGGTTactttattactattattttgtattatactAAAACAACTCAATTAATATGcttcattaaatatttatatattaaactttaatatgtttttattgagTCTTACCTTGATAAAagtgtatataaaaaaaataacatgagTTAAAACAAACTAATCGGATGCATCAAGGGAATAATATCTTCCTTATAATGCATTAGTAATATATAAGTTAGATGCATTTGATAAGCTTCGTGgtgaatgaaaagaaaaattcttataatattaatttaatctgaATTAATTatcttcctttgttgttgttggaCAAAGACTGAAACAGACGGGTGAAGAATAGTTTTGTAGACTATGGCACATTTCAGCCTAAGAGGGTTCATATATAAGACAATCTAAGATTATGGTCACAGGTCACTTCAGATAGTTATTtcacattattaattattactgTACACGCAGAAGCTGAGTCATACAACACAGTAGAGTATGTATCTTTTGGCTCAACGTATTTGGTTATATTTGGTTAATGACATCCCAATTTGATGAGGAAAATTGAAAATACAATATGGTGACACGTGACAGACCATGAGTTCCAGTTTTCGCTTCAATCGTTGAATTAACTAGaaaattatatgatgtttttttcAATCTATACATGTTACAATCCAACTGCTACGTATTTTTGGCTAAAAAAAGTGTGGGATCAGTGGAAGAAAAGATAAAAGTCATGATCGTAGAGAGGTTGAATAAAAAGCAACAATATTTGGGTTGAAGACAGAGATGTAAGATCCTTGAATTAACTAATTTGGTCAAGCTTGCTCCTAATTATTAACTACTTCGTTGTCCCATGTGTGTATTTGTCAAATGTTAGGAGTTGCCACATGGAAAACCAAATTAGGTCAAAAGCACCAAGTCTGTGAAAACAAATGAACACTACCATGCACGAGCTCCCAtgcatgctttataaaatataataataataggcATGCTGATGATGGGGATCGTATTCATAATTCAAGTATAGGCAGAAGGAGAAAAAAAtgctgaaaataaaaaaaatgaactaaaatatttaagttttgtaTGGAGCAAATGATTAAAGTTTTTGAAATTTGGAATTAATGTTTAGAAAAAATGAATGTAGAGAAGATGAGGATAGTGtgttttttaaagttgaagatGAAATGGATATTGCGGGTGAGACAAGCAGATGGATCCAAGGTGTAGGGGAAGTCAACTCCCTCCCATCacatcatttttgtttattttaaaaatagtaaaatagatATAGAGCTATACTTGCGAAGCCATGTAAAACTGTTTCTTACTATGTACACTTCCCTCACCATCATGccatttttacaaattaattcaaagagaaataattttttgatatacacagattttttatattctattaataatatatatatatatatatatatatatatatatatatatatatatatatatatatatatacactgtgacacccgggcacggagacgagggcggggagtgacgccggtgcaagaagcatggtgcagagggcacagacaaggagcggctcctggcagcttcgggtggaaggggtacatggacgaatcgaacatacaccggaatgagagggatctggagattgtataggtatgggactatacagttgaaggatatcttaaaggaattgatttgactactcatatcaccaaaatgcatttacttttcggtagcctgactcataagaactccatggttacaCACACAATTTAAAATGGAGTAATCATTATAAATTGATatggattattattttatttttgaaagggATATACTAATAAAAGAAAGGAACATGCTGTATAAAAAGTGTTAGGGGAATAAAGTAAAGGAGAGgatagaagtttttttttttaatttgccataatgaattatattaattatagttaattttaaaatcttgattttcagctaaaaatatgatataaaactAGTTGTTAAaggaattaaatatataaatgaaataaaaaagtttattttttataaataaaaatatgtttgcTTAGGTAGCAATAATAaaggtaataaaataaatagatagtTTTAGTAAAATCTAAAACTAAAGAAGGgtaaaaataatactaaagaATAAATTGTTGCAAATAAGTAGCGCCAAATTCAAAGAGTTAATACATTAAAAAGAGGATTATATACTT contains:
- the LOC108321551 gene encoding RING-H2 finger protein ATL13, producing MGGGDAFVSQPEQPPYFLSQPNSPFSPTARSDSFSLNDRALKVSPSILLIIIILAIVFFISGLLHLLVRFLWRPQTREPDDLDNATALQGQLQQLFHLHDAGVDQSFIDTLPVFLYKAIIGLKNPFDCAVCLCEFEPEDKLRLLPKCSHAFHMECIDTWLLSHSTCPLCRASLLPEFSVGNSCSPYVLVLESGSESSREIVPEREAVVGRSSSVMTSNSRLGCHGDSEFGSTRVDLKSGELLSEAPDPTVPNGVEKVVTVKLGKFKSVDGGGDGGEGSSTTNNVDSRRCFSMGSFAYVMDESSSLQVPIRTPIKKQSSKKKSGLPLTPGHRPAMSECDCESRRDFKFAVFDATIVEDDDASGGAATERTTCNGNSAAIGRNRKESLSISKIWLRGKKDKPNAVADSSRRAVSFRFPAKSSVVAASVSADDDLKGRNSKFDTRSTISVMDIGKWENGGGSEFDFDEENQSCYSMDSSQARAPSFARRTLLWLSGGRQNKVVHSASNL